The DNA region TAAACTTTTAGATCAATCGACTACCATCTCGAAAGTTATACCAGGTGACCAATCTGGTCTCCCATGGCCTTACCTTCAAGGGGAACTCGAGGAACAACAGGCCGAGTTGTCCTGTAATCTCAGTCACAGTGTCAAATGGTACCGTCCCCTTAGCCAAGTCCTCCAGCAAGTCGACAACGTCCGTCAATAGGTCCACACTTTCAAGCTCCAGTTCAGCATCCATGTAAGACGACCCCAGCGCCCTGACATGACCACCGTCTGACCTCATGTAACCCAGGTCCTTCCCCCTGTACCCAACCGACGCATCAAGCGTCTGGTACCCCAGGGAGTATATGTCAGGGTTGCGGACTTTTATCGTAAGCGAAATAGACGCATCGATGAGAAGACGTGGCGACCGGTGGATCCTGACCCGGTTCAGCCTCATGCGGACGATCTTCAGGTCCGGATCAGATGGCCAGGAGATGTAGATGATCAGCGGAGATAGAATGATCATCATGATCAAGGAAGCCAAGCACAGCATGCACCGCCGGCTAGTGGGGCGGTAAGGGAGCAGGACTACATAGTCCTGGTGGTCGTCCTGGGGTTGCGGTGGCAAAGGGGTATAGTAGAAGGGCGACGGTTGCAGTGGTGGCGGAGGCGGTGGAGGTGGCCGTTTGGAGGATGACATGGTGGGAGGGCGTCAGGTGGAGCTGATGGACAGAGTACAAAGTTGTAGGGAGGCCGATGAAGAAAGGTAAGTTGGTTTGATTATCTTTTGTTTGCTTCTGCTTTAATGTCTTTGTTTTGGTGTGAGGAATGATTGAGTCACATTTGTTGTTggttgttttttatttttattttccaccgaaaaagaaaacattacTTTTCTTTTGGGGTCTAAAAATTTCTTAGGGATATGACATgaatataattcaaaaaacaGATCCGTTTggtcttgaaatttttttaactctattccATTTTAACTTatcttatcttcaattcaacaatataattattacttttctattttttaaattattcaatttaatttttaatattaaattttctaaattattcattattttgtCCACAATTtgacaacacaatcattattttctctcaattattcattactttttcacattttttctcataattcaataacgcaatcattacaaactaattaaaaccaaaactcaactctaaaattgACCACAATAATTTTCATGATCAGACACAAACAAAATCTATCACATACGTGTAGCAGTCAACCCATCTGCCATGTAATTAGATTATAAAGATTTTTCTCGAAATATccagaaatttttttcaagGATCAATCTGACAAAACAGGAAAGAGCCATATTGATTGGATATCGAGATGCAGATTATCGGATTAAAGGAGGTAATATTTCATGTGAATTAATTGGCGAGGGAAGGCATCGATCACACAAGATAAAATCACCCGTAGATACAGAGAAAGTCATATAGCCCGTTACATACAAGACTTTCCTACATAAATGTGAAAACGAAAAGAAGTTTTCGAGAAGATCGGCCGTACCAATAATGGCAATAGGGCATCATAATGCGCGAAGCCTGGGCCACGCTAAAGTAAAGGCCCAATTAAAGTTTtgcgaggaaaaaaaaaaggcgatGATTGCTCAATTTGACTGTGCTCATCTACAAAGCATAGGGAAAGTTGGATTGAAATCTCCCATTGCAATGAGATATGCATATGCATCACGTCAGGACAGCTATGTCAAGAGAAAACAATTCTAAATCTGTTTTCTGATTCGACAAACATAAGAAACAGATCGACCGACAAGGAAGGACGGCCGAAGTGAGATTGTTATCTTGCAGAAAACAGATGTATTCCTTTCTTATTTACCAGGTTATAGAAAGAAAGTTCACGGGGTATCTTCTGTTTATAAAGCAAATCGGCCCTTCGATTAATGCGTTGTGTGCATTTTAGAGTTTGTAACATGTTCGACCGTTTGAACTATTTGATGCGAGTAATGAGTCATCTCCTAAATATGAACAAGAGACCAAGTAAAGACATCTGTgattaattatgtaaaattttaacgTTGATTCTCCTGAAGGAAATGTCAGAGCTACCAGTCCAACATATGACAGAACTACCAGTCCTTTGTATATCTTGCAGAGGAGAGCAGAGCCATCTCCCTTTTAGCTGTTCCCAGTTGTGTTCTTGGATCATAGCAAAGATTATCGTTGTTTCCCTTGGGTGACTCTTCCCTTTGGCGTGCAATTCTCTGCCCCTTCCACATCGGTTCTATTGATCTGATCACGATATGGCGAGGCCCGGGAACAAGATCGTTCAGTCCAAACTGGTGGGTATGTCTCACCCTTCTCATTAAATTTCTTGTTTGACTTGAACTTCTTGTGATAATGATCGGATGCCGAAATTTCTTATGGATGAAGCTCGGTTAATGTAAACTCGCTGACATAGATGCACGCACTGAATTCTTTCGAGAAATTTTGTTTGTTCACATGATGATCCTACCCGATTTGAGAGGAACATAACAAGGGAAACATAAAACCAAAAGATGCTGCAATATATTTCGAGAACGAAAAGTTCTGTTCTCACCAGTCATCGGTTTCCAGAATTGATGTTAGCTTGTGTCCTCTGTCCGTGGTCATGACCTTGACATAGATATCTCACAATGTTCCTCAATCGCTTTCCTAGAGTTTAATTTTGAGTTCTTACTAGGCATGGACCTGGCTGTGATTATTATACATTATACATTCCTTCTGATTTGGCCAATGAATTCTGGAAGAAATACGATTTATTCACCTCCTTCTCACCGGTAATTCACGAACAACATACAGGAGGATTTTATTAGCTATACCGTAGTTGGCATTGCCCTTTTCCGGCTCAGATTTGATAACAATGTCCTGTTTTCCAGTACATTAGATACTGCATCTGATTGTTCTATACTGCACACATTCCAGTCCTGATTTTAGGTGGTGTAAAACGCTTCTCCACCATATTGCAGGTGGTTCTAGGCGACATGGGAACCGGGAAAACAAGTCTGGTACTCAGATTCGTAAAGGGCCAATTCTTCAATCACCAGGTTCGTTCTTTTTCCACTTTCGTCAGAATTTGCGTGTAATCTCCCGTACTCTGTTCAATATGCCATACACAAGACATCATTAAATTCGTAAAATATTAGGAACCAACTATCGGAGCAGCTTTCTTCACCCAAATCCTGTCTCTGACCGAAGCAACAGTGAAGTTTGATATATGGGACACCGCAGGACAGGAAAGGTACCACAGCCTGGCTCCTATGTATTATCGAGGGGCAGCGGCAGCAATAATTGTGTACGATGTCTCAAGCACGGTATGCTTATATGTTCTTTCAGAAATTTTCTAGTGTTTTTGGATCTTAAAGTCGGGCATCGCGGCATTGGACTCCCCATATTCTCACTTTTTCAATCCATATCTTTCTCCAGGACACGTTTGTTCGTGCCAAGAAATGGGTTCAGGAAGTGCAGAGACAAGGTGAGACATTCAAACTGGATATTAATGTACACAGACATCAGTGTTGTAACTTCTGAATGATCAAGTGCAACACCAGTGCTTCCCGATTAATCAGTACTAGGTTGTAGACTGTCCTCGACAATCATTACTGTTACTTCCATTTCGTTTAACGTCGGTCATTTGCCTCTTGCATTACAGGAAATAGGAACATGGTGATGGCACTGGTCGCCAACAAGTCGGATTTAGAGGAGAAGAGGGAAGTTCAAAATGAGGTACGAGGAGGAGTAATATCAGGCTAACAGCCCTGAAGCAGTTATTTCCCTTAGCTAACGTTATCTACAGAGATATATATCCAGTTTATATTCACGTTTCTGCAGTTTTATCGGCCATGAATGATCACTAGTCGTAATTGCAGGACGGGGAGCAATTTGCACAAGAAAATGGGATGTTCTTCATGGAAACGTCTGCCAAGACCGCGCTAAACGTGAATGAGCTTTTCTACGAGATAGGTGAGCCTCGGAATTAACCCATAAAGAGCTAACTCGAAGAACAACTTCATTCGTGATCTCATAAACCTTATGGGATCCTTTCATTTTCACTCTTTGCAGCAAAGAGATTGGCAAAGGCCAACCCGTCAAAACCGAGCGGGATGACGCTGAACAGCGGCGCGCAAGATCGAAGGAGAAAACTTCTTTGTTGCTTAGGATAATAATGAGCAAGTGGTTTCGAAGTCATACCGTATACCGAGAAATAACTCTGGCTTTCTTCTTCCGTTCATGATTTGTATATAACACATCTGTTCTTGGTGTCATTTTCTGTCATGTTTCCTTACCTTCGAACTGCTGGAATCTGTAAAATACATCCGTTGCTTCCGCTTCTTCGATTGATGTGCACGACAATTACGAAATAAATCCAAGATATGGGGCCCGTATGGTTCGAGGTATGGAAACGGAAACGGAAATGGAAGGGGAATGAGATAGAATGGGATGGAATTGGAAacataatgaaaatttttcgtTTCTGTTTGGtctaaaaatgaaatagaGTTCAATTGCATTTAATTTACTTCTGTTTGGTTCATTACTTATGGAATCGGAATCAAATTTCAATATGATTCATAATATTTCAAGTAGAGCAACTCAATAGTTATTCATATGAACCAACGGACGCATGCAGGGCCAAACAGTAAAGGCTTGTCCAATATGGGTCGGGCCTTTAGGTCCAATTCACGGCCTCGGCCCACCCAACAATAAGCCGACTTATTCGGCGCTTATAAGTCGGCTGATGGGACCTGAGGTAGAGCGATATATATCATCAATCACTTTtacccccaaaaaaataaatatagatatatatatatatatatatatatattatatatatcttctgGGCATCTCGTCCATTTTCGGTGGTTTAGAGACGTACTGAAGCTGACACGTCAGCAAGTGCATCGAAAATTTGGTGGGATCAAAACATAAGATCCCTCCTTCACCCACTTCTGCCTTCCCTGTCGCCGATTCTCTCCTCCTCTATCTTCCTTCTcgtctctttctctctctgcaAGCGGCCATCGCCGACGAGGTACCGCTTCCCGTTGATCCATCACCATGGCTACTGCTTCAGGTACGCGTGAGGTTCTCAAATCTTCGTTTTGTTAGTTTTAAGTTATTGAGTTGAGCTTTAGGAGCTTAATTTGCTTAGATCGGAGAAGCTGTTATCCGATAAGTTTTTGATTGAAAGAGGGTGTTTCGTTGTAGTTAGGTTATGGGCAAGATTCGTCCTGGGTTTGCCCAATCAGATTAGTGGGTCGTGATGTTTGTGCCGATAGACAATCTGTCGACCTAATTTCCGCTTTTTTCTAACCTTCAATTGAATTGAAGTTCCTCGACTAATTTGGCTTGCATATGTTCCATAAATTTCTCGGAAAAGGTTTGAGCTTGGGCTGCAACAGTGATTATTCTTTTCCTCCTGTTTGAGAGTGTAGGAAATACAAGATTGATTGGTGAGGCTGTACAGAGTGAAAACTGGAAAAATTGAAACTGTTTCCAAAATCATTAGTTGATGTCTTCTGTGAAGAAATTAAGGATTCAcaacaccccccccccccccccccccccccccccccccggttTATGATATAGTACTTCACCACGTTAATCTTTGGCAATCTGAAAATGTCCAGCGGCTTTCAAATCCAGAGAGGATCACCGCAAGCAATTGGAATTGGAGGAAGCACGAAAAGCCGGGCTTGCTCCAGCCGAGGTTGATGAAGATGGGAAAGAAATTAACCCCCATATTCCCCAGTATATGTCATCTGCACCTTGGTATCTTAATGCTGAGAGACCGGTAAGCTACCAGGCTTATTTGTTTTAATCTCTTTTGCCCTGGGCCTTCGTTAAAATTTGTGCTCATGGAAAATTGTTTTCTGTGTTTTCTAGAGTTTGAAACATCAAAGGAAATGGAAGTCTGAtccaaattacacaaaatcatGGTATGATAGAGGCGCGAAGATATTTCAGGCTGATAAGTACCGAAAGGGAGCTTGTGAAAAGTAAGTTggcctttcttttcttttaagcaAGTTTTCTCTACCCTCCATACGCCATTCAGCAACATTATTTATGCTTTTCTAAAGCATGTGAAATGGCATTATTTTGCTGTGCCGATATCTGTGGAGGTTGGACCTACATTTATAGTCGAGTAGTGCATATGTTTGTGTAGGTTGTTTGGCCCTTAGGTTAATTTTAGAAACAGTAATGCTTATAATTTGCACCAAGTCTCACCTGTAGATCTAATTAGCCAGGGCTGcttatatttttgttattgcATTATTTGTGTCATTTTCTCTTGTAAGTATTTTATGGATGTGGAGAActgtatatattttcattgacCTGACATAAGTAACATGGGTTGTTGCTTTTGTCTTCAATGTGCTTTGTTGTAGTTGTGGTGCAATGACACATGATGCAAAATCGTGCATGGACAGACCTCGGCAAAAGGGAGCAAAGTGGACGAACATGCACATTGCACCAGATGAGAAGATAGAGACATTCGAGCTTGACTATGATGGCAAACGAGACCGATGGAATGGATATGATGCAACAACTTATGCTCGTGTCATTGAGAGATATGAAGCGAGAGACGAGGCCAGAAGAAAGTACCTGAAAGAACAGCAGCTTAAGAAATTAGAGGAGAAAAACAATAAGCAGGATGGTGAAGGCGAGGTCAGtgatgaggatgaggaggaggaggaggacgatgatgatgatttgaAGGTTGATGAGGCCAAGGTGGATGAAAGCAAGCAGATGGACTTTGCTAAGGTGGAGAAACGTGTCCGTACAACCGGTGGTGGAAGTACAGGAACTGTCAGGTATTTTCAATATCACTTTTCTAAGTTGCCTCCCATGAATTGTTTCTATGTCGGGTTGGTGGTGATTTATGTATGCATTCAGCGTAACACTAACAGTTCATATTTTGTTGCAGAAATCTGCGTATTCGGGAGGACATTGCCAAATACCTATTGAATCTTGATGTCAATTCTGCATATTATGATCCTAAGACTCGGTCCATGCGTGAAGATCCTCTTCCTGATGCTGATCCAAATGAGAAATTCTATTTAGTGGGTCCCTTTTAAGATTGATACATGGCCCCTTACATTATGTCTTTACCTGTTTTGTATGAGGTAAATAATTTTGCTATGATGGATCTTGCAGGGTGATAATCAATATAGACTGAGTGGTCAAGCTATGGAGTTCAAGCAACTCAATCTTCATGCTTGGGAAGCTTTTGACAAGGGCCAAGACATCCACATGCAAGCTGCTCCTTCTCAAGCTGAATTGCTATATAAGAATTACAAGGTTATCAAGGAGAAGTTAAAGTCGAAGGTGAAGGACACCATTATGGAGAAGTACGGGAATGCTGCCAGTGAAGAGGAATTGCCAAGGGAGCTCCTTCTGGGTCAAAGTGAAAGGGAAGTGGAATATGATCGTGCTGGCAGAGTTATTAAGGGCATGGTATGTGATATAAAATCTACTCATCACTATATGTTTCCTACTCTTTCTTCTGGTTTGTATGTTGTTTGCAAATCCTTCACAATTGTTTCAACTTTTTGTCTTGCATCAGGAGATGGCTCTTCCTAAAAGCAAGTATGAAGAAGATCTTTTCATCAACAACCACACGACGGTTTGGGGATCATGGTGGAAGGATCATCAATGGGGCTACAAGTGCTGCCAACAGACAATCCGCAACAGTTACTGCACTGGTAGTGCTGGAATTGAGGCTGCTGAAGCTGCGGCAGATCTG from Punica granatum isolate Tunisia-2019 chromosome 3, ASM765513v2, whole genome shotgun sequence includes:
- the LOC116201061 gene encoding uncharacterized protein LOC116201061; this translates as MSSSKRPPPPPPPPLQPSPFYYTPLPPQPQDDHQDYVVLLPYRPTSRRCMLCLASLIMMIILSPLIIYISWPSDPDLKIVRMRLNRVRIHRSPRLLIDASISLTIKVRNPDIYSLGYQTLDASVGYRGKDLGYMRSDGGHVRALGSSYMDAELELESVDLLTDVVDLLEDLAKGTVPFDTVTEITGQLGLLFLEFPLKAKVSCEILVNTRNQTFVRKNCHPE
- the LOC116201062 gene encoding ras-related protein RHN1-like isoform X1, with product MARPGNKIVQSKLVVLILGGVKRFSTILQVVLGDMGTGKTSLVLRFVKGQFFNHQEPTIGAAFFTQILSLTEATVKFDIWDTAGQERYHSLAPMYYRGAAAAIIVYDVSSTDTFVRAKKWVQEVQRQGNRNMVMALVANKSDLEEKREVQNEDGEQFAQENGMFFMETSAKTALNVNELFYEIAKRLAKANPSKPSGMTLNSGAQDRRRKLLCCLG
- the LOC116201062 gene encoding ras-related protein RHN1-like isoform X2, which gives rise to MARPGNKIVQSKLVVLGDMGTGKTSLVLRFVKGQFFNHQEPTIGAAFFTQILSLTEATVKFDIWDTAGQERYHSLAPMYYRGAAAAIIVYDVSSTDTFVRAKKWVQEVQRQGNRNMVMALVANKSDLEEKREVQNEDGEQFAQENGMFFMETSAKTALNVNELFYEIAKRLAKANPSKPSGMTLNSGAQDRRRKLLCCLG
- the LOC116201062 gene encoding ras-related protein RHN1-like isoform X3: MGTGKTSLVLRFVKGQFFNHQEPTIGAAFFTQILSLTEATVKFDIWDTAGQERYHSLAPMYYRGAAAAIIVYDVSSTDTFVRAKKWVQEVQRQGNRNMVMALVANKSDLEEKREVQNEDGEQFAQENGMFFMETSAKTALNVNELFYEIAKRLAKANPSKPSGMTLNSGAQDRRRKLLCCLG
- the LOC116201584 gene encoding pre-mRNA-splicing factor SLU7-like, which codes for MATASAAFKSREDHRKQLELEEARKAGLAPAEVDEDGKEINPHIPQYMSSAPWYLNAERPSLKHQRKWKSDPNYTKSWYDRGAKIFQADKYRKGACENCGAMTHDAKSCMDRPRQKGAKWTNMHIAPDEKIETFELDYDGKRDRWNGYDATTYARVIERYEARDEARRKYLKEQQLKKLEEKNNKQDGEGEVSDEDEEEEEDDDDDLKVDEAKVDESKQMDFAKVEKRVRTTGGGSTGTVRNLRIREDIAKYLLNLDVNSAYYDPKTRSMREDPLPDADPNEKFYLGDNQYRLSGQAMEFKQLNLHAWEAFDKGQDIHMQAAPSQAELLYKNYKVIKEKLKSKVKDTIMEKYGNAASEEELPRELLLGQSEREVEYDRAGRVIKGMEMALPKSKYEEDLFINNHTTVWGSWWKDHQWGYKCCQQTIRNSYCTGSAGIEAAEAAADLMKTNIARKAANDETPAPAEEKNLATWGSEVPDDLVIDEKLLREALKKEDERRREERDERKRKYNVRYNDEVTAEEMEAYRMKRVHHDDPMKDFLH